The Candidatus Anaeroferrophillus wilburensis genomic interval GTTGTATTCGTAATGAGGCGAGGTTATCATTTGCCATGAGTTATTGACCATCGTCGAGGATCAGTTTGCCAGTCACCGGCATAATACCAAGACGGTGCGGACGTTTTGTTCCTGGGTTGCCTTTCGGACTGAACAATAGTCTTAGCACGGATGATCGCCGTTTTTCGTTGACTTGAGTCAAGCCGCCAAGCCTTCCCGCCATCCATTGAAAAGGAAACCCCTCATCAGGGAACAGCGATTGCCTTGCTGCATGGCAATCCGGCAATACCCATGGGGAAACGACTATGGTAGCCCAGGAAACCCGATGCCCCGCCAAAATAAAAAAAGCGTCTTCCTAATGGAAGACGCTTCACGATTCTGCTTTCTACCGCCACTTTCAGGCAGCTATTATGTACTTTCGGCGACGAATCGACCCAATGGAAGAATTTACCCGGACAATAGCTGTAAGCAGCTCTTATCGCATCTAACCTGCATCTTCCCTATCGGCGTCCGGCCCGTTTGCGATCAACTTCCTTCAGCAGCCTTTTGCGCAAACGAATATATGAGGGGGTAACCTCCACCAGCTCATCGTCGTTGATGAACTCCAACGCCTGTTCCAGAGAAAACCGCACCGGCGGAGTAAGGATAATATTTTCATCACTGCCGGCGGCCCTGATATTGGTAAGCTGCTTGGCCCGAGTGGGATTGACCGCCAGATCATTGCCCCGGTTATGGATGCCGACAATCTGCCCTTCATACACCTCCACATTGGCCTCGACGCAAAGGCGGCCCCGCTCCTGCAAATTGAAGAGGGCATAGGCCAGCACCTTGCCGGACACCATGGAAACCAGCACTCCATTCTGGCGGGCCCCCAGCTCCCCGGTCTGCACCGGACCGTAATGATCAAAGATATGGGTCATGATGCCGCTGCCGGACGTCATGGTCATAAACTGGGAGCGAAAGCCGATAAGCCCCCGGGACAAGATGGTAAAATCAAGCCTGACCCGCCCCTGGCCATCGGGCCTCACGTTGGTCAGCTCCGCCTTCCGCCGGCCGAGCTCCTCCATAACACCGCCCTGGTGCTGGTCCTCGCAATCAATCACCAATATTTCATACGGCTCCTGCAACTGGCCATCAATTTCCCGGACAATCACCTCCGGGCGGGACACCCCCATTTCATAGCCCTCCCGGCGCATCTTTTCAATCAAAACTGAAAGATGCAGTTCCCCCCGGCCGGAAACCACAAACCTGTCCGGGCTGCTGCCGGGGGCAACCCGCAGGGCGACATCATGAATCAACTCACGATCGAGCCGCTCTTTGAGGTTGCGACTGGTAACAAATTTGCCGTCAAGACCGGCAAAAGGAGAATCATTGACCTGAAAGGTCATATTAACCGTCGGTTCATCAACTGACAGGGGCGGCAAAGCCTCAGGAAAATCAGGGGCACAGATGGTATCGGAAATTTTCAGCTCATCAATGCCCGTAATACTGACAATATTGCCGGCATGGGCTTCATCCACGTCCCGACGTTCAAGGCCAAGATGGGCCATAATGCCTAAAAGTCTTGCGGGACGCTGCCGGCCATTACGATCAACCACAACAACCGGGGTATTTCTGCGGGCCCGGCCCCGACGGATGCGGCCAAGGCCGATAACCCCGACGTAGGAGCTGTAATCCAGGGCACATACCTGCATCTGGAAAGGTCCATCGAGATCAACTGACGGCGGCGGTACCTGGGCCACAATCAGATCAAGCAAGGGGGACATATCACCACTGATTTTTTCCGGTTCAAGACCGGCAATACCTTGTACCGCCGAGGCATAGACCACCGGAAAATCAAGCTGTTCATCATTGGCGCCAAGGCGGACAAAAAGATCAAATATCTGGTCCACCACCCAATCCGGCCGCGACCCAACCCGATCAATCTTATTGACCACGACAATGGGATTCAATCCCGCCTTGAACGCTTTCTGGGTCACAAAACGGGTCTGGGGCATGGGACCATCAACCGCATCCACCAGCAGCAGGACAGAATCAACCATTGACAGGATTCGTTCGACTTCACCACCAAAATCCGCATGACCCGGGGTGTCGACAATGTTGATCTGGTAGTCACGCCATTGGATGGCTGTATTTTTGGCCAGAATGGTAATGCCGCGCTCCCGCTCCTGATCATTGGAATCCATGATCCGCTCTTTGCCGGCATCACGCCGGTCCAGCGTTCCCGACTGCTGCAGCAATCGGTCAACCAGAGTGGTTTTTCCATGGTCCACGTGGGCAATAATGGCAATATTTCGCAATTTTTCTACTGAATCCATATGTATCAACCTGTTGCAGACGTTATGATGGACATTTCCCCTCCCGGAGCACACGGCCCGGACAGCGGTTGCATGAACCAACTCGCAGGATACCTTTTTTGTATTGCACCAACTGGCAGTGGAGAAGGAAAAGGATGGAGGAGCATCAAAGGCAGTGTATCAAGAAAATGTTGCGCTTCCTAGCATCCTGCCGGTGAAACTGTCAAGGAAAATTACATCAGGTCATGTTCCTGCATGAATTTCTCCCGCATGCGGAACTTGGCCGGCTTGCCGGTAACCGTCAGGGGAAAGGCATCAACAAAACAAATATGGCGGGGAATCTTGAAATGGGCGATGGCGCCCCGGCAGTACTCCTTCAACTCTGTAGCAGTTATTTTCAGACCCGGGCGCAGTTGTACCCAGGCAACGATCTCCTCGCCCATCCGTGGATCGGGAACACCGAAAACCGCCACCTGAAGAATGTCAGGATGGCTGACAAGAAAATCTTCAATTTCGCGCGGATAAATATTTTCCCCTCC includes:
- the typA gene encoding translational GTPase TypA; the encoded protein is MDSVEKLRNIAIIAHVDHGKTTLVDRLLQQSGTLDRRDAGKERIMDSNDQERERGITILAKNTAIQWRDYQINIVDTPGHADFGGEVERILSMVDSVLLLVDAVDGPMPQTRFVTQKAFKAGLNPIVVVNKIDRVGSRPDWVVDQIFDLFVRLGANDEQLDFPVVYASAVQGIAGLEPEKISGDMSPLLDLIVAQVPPPSVDLDGPFQMQVCALDYSSYVGVIGLGRIRRGRARRNTPVVVVDRNGRQRPARLLGIMAHLGLERRDVDEAHAGNIVSITGIDELKISDTICAPDFPEALPPLSVDEPTVNMTFQVNDSPFAGLDGKFVTSRNLKERLDRELIHDVALRVAPGSSPDRFVVSGRGELHLSVLIEKMRREGYEMGVSRPEVIVREIDGQLQEPYEILVIDCEDQHQGGVMEELGRRKAELTNVRPDGQGRVRLDFTILSRGLIGFRSQFMTMTSGSGIMTHIFDHYGPVQTGELGARQNGVLVSMVSGKVLAYALFNLQERGRLCVEANVEVYEGQIVGIHNRGNDLAVNPTRAKQLTNIRAAGSDENIILTPPVRFSLEQALEFINDDELVEVTPSYIRLRKRLLKEVDRKRAGRR